DNA sequence from the Pedobacter sp. W3I1 genome:
TTTATCGTTCTAATCAAATTTTATGAAAAAAGGGGCTGCTATAGCGGTATTTCTGCTATCGATTTCACTTAATGTTCTGGCTCAGGTTAAAAGAACTGCATCACAAACATCAACAGAAACTAAAGAAGCAAATACACAACAATTAAGGGTTCAGGCACCGGAAGGGCACTACTGTGATTACTGTAAATTAAATTATCCGGAATCGCATTTCCCTTGCATTATGAAATCTATTAAAGGTACGCTAGATGTAACCACTGGCGAGGTAAGTTTTGTGGCCGGGCAACCTATAGGCGGTATTGTGGTTAAAGGTGGCAAAAACCCTGGAGGCAACACCATTACACTAGTGACCAACCAAAACGGAGAAATAGAATTTAATAATACCGGCACAGGGAATTATAAATTTATCATTTCAGTACCTTCCACTAATCCCAAATCGCGGGTAGCAGGATCACCAATCGGGGGAATAATTGTTAAAGGTGGTAAGAATCCTGGTGGAAGTTTAATTACGTTAATTACAAACGAAAATGGCGAAATAGAATTCAATAATCTTCCTGTGGGGGTATGTATAAATTCACTGCAATGGGGGCTTCTGAAACTGAGAAAAGCAATCCTTTATATAAATCGAGTTATTCGGAAAAGGTAAACCCTTTATATAAAAACTAAATCGTTAAATTTACGTTACGTTGCATTTTTTGGCACTATTATGGAATCTTTCAAGTCTGTGCATCTTTAAATTGTTACACATTTAAAACACACATTATGAAACGTTTAAATTTAATATTGAGCCTTGCACTTCTTTCGCTTGGACTTCAATCTTTTTCTCAAACCAATAAAGAAACTACTTTGAAAATTGTAGCAGATAAAAATTATACTTTTGTTGCCAATACCGCCATGCCGATGTCGAACAATGACATTAACAGAGTATTAGCGATGATGCCTGGTAGTCAGGGTGGTTCTTCTATAAACCTGACGGGTTCGCAATACGATGTGAGGGTTACCAAAGACAGTATTGTGGCTTATTTGCCTTATTTTGGAAGATCTTTTTCTGCTCCGATGGATCCTACACAGGGTGGTATTAAATTTACCTCAAAAGATTTTACCTATACAGAATCGAAGAATAAAAAAGGATCGTACACCATCCAGATTAATACCAAGGATGTGAAAAGAGAAAATTATAGGTTTACCATCAACATCTCAACCAATGGTTATGCATCTTTAACGGCGAGCAGTGTAAATAAACAACCGATCATTTTTAACGGTTATTTAGATGAACCGAAGAAAAAGGATTAGAAATAGATAAAATTTCACTCTATGATCGTCATTTCGAGCGGAGTGCAACGCAGCCGAGAAATCTATCTTTACAGATCTCTCCATTTCGCTTCGCTTCAGTCGAGATGACGATTTACACTTATTTCTTAATCAGTTCAATCTGAAAAATATATGGCCATTTTTTACCTGCTACAAAAAGTCTTTTAGTTGCTTTATCATAAGCGATGCCATTTAATACATTATTGGCTTTTTCATCTTCGGTTTTAAAGTAATCGGCTGGCAATAAGCCTGATAAATCGATCTTGCTTTCTACGGCACCCGTTTCTGGGTTAATAATTAAAATATCATTGGTGGTGTAAACATTTGCATAAATTTTACCGTCAATGATTTCCAGTTCATTTAAATTTTGAATTGGGCCTTTATTATCAAAAACATCAATTGAACCCACTTTTTGATAGGTATCTTTATTCAGGAAAAAGATGGTATTCGAACCATCGGTATTCAATACTTTCTCTCCATCAAAAGCCAGGCCCCAGCCTTCTCTACCTGTGGTATAAGAAAACTCAGATAATTTCTTGAAAGTGGCTTTATCATACACAAAACCAACTTTTTCGCGGTAAGTTAACTGAATAATCTTATTGCCGATCACGGTTATACCTTCGCCAAAATACTGCTTATCTAAATCTGCTTTCTGAAGGATTTTGCCTGTAGACGGTTCTACTTTACGTAAGCTGGAATGACCGTAATCCCCAGCACTTTCATAGAAAAAGCCATCATGATATTCTAAACCCTCTACGTAAGAGGAGGTATCGTGAGGCAAGGTTTTGATCACTTTGTAGGTATATTCCGTTGGCGCCTGGGCTGCCAACACATTAATATTCGAGGTTAAATCTTCTGATTTCCCTGAGCCAAATATTTTTGCTGTTAATAAGTGATTACCCAATTTTAAACCCGCTGTTTTAAGTTTGATAGCTGAAGTATCAGTTTTTGAGATGATCTTAACCGTATCGATTAAATAAACTACAGAGTCTACTTTTTGTTCAGGTCCGAACTGCACTTTCACATCAAATTCGTTTCCCGATGGAACATTTAGACCTGTCATTGGTGAAAGAAAGCTACGGTAAGTTGTGGTAGAACTGTCTTTACAAGAACTTACGAATGCAAGTGCAATTCCGATAAATATTAAATTTTTAGTAAGGTTAATCTTCAGGCCAAAATGCATCTTCAATATGATTTAAATTATAATTTTTATTTTTTGTAAATGTAATAGCAATAATATCAAAACGGATATCATTTTGATGGTTCATTATTTCAATATAGGCATTAGCGGCCAATTCCATCTGAATTTGCTTGGCTTTATGCACAAATTCTTCAGGTTCGCCAAAAGCAATAGAGCTACGAGATTTAACCTCTACAAAAACCATAATGCCATTTTTATAAACAATTAAATCCACTTCGGCTTTACCATAGGTCCAGTTTTCATCTAAA
Encoded proteins:
- a CDS encoding DUF4251 domain-containing protein, whose protein sequence is MKRLNLILSLALLSLGLQSFSQTNKETTLKIVADKNYTFVANTAMPMSNNDINRVLAMMPGSQGGSSINLTGSQYDVRVTKDSIVAYLPYFGRSFSAPMDPTQGGIKFTSKDFTYTESKNKKGSYTIQINTKDVKRENYRFTINISTNGYASLTASSVNKQPIIFNGYLDEPKKKD
- a CDS encoding glutaminyl-peptide cyclotransferase; this translates as MHFGLKINLTKNLIFIGIALAFVSSCKDSSTTTYRSFLSPMTGLNVPSGNEFDVKVQFGPEQKVDSVVYLIDTVKIISKTDTSAIKLKTAGLKLGNHLLTAKIFGSGKSEDLTSNINVLAAQAPTEYTYKVIKTLPHDTSSYVEGLEYHDGFFYESAGDYGHSSLRKVEPSTGKILQKADLDKQYFGEGITVIGNKIIQLTYREKVGFVYDKATFKKLSEFSYTTGREGWGLAFDGEKVLNTDGSNTIFFLNKDTYQKVGSIDVFDNKGPIQNLNELEIIDGKIYANVYTTNDILIINPETGAVESKIDLSGLLPADYFKTEDEKANNVLNGIAYDKATKRLFVAGKKWPYIFQIELIKK
- a CDS encoding YraN family protein, which encodes MALHNDLGKEGESIAKRYLEDKGYEILDENWTYGKAEVDLIVYKNGIMVFVEVKSRSSIAFGEPEEFVHKAKQIQMELAANAYIEIMNHQNDIRFDIIAITFTKNKNYNLNHIEDAFWPED